The following are from one region of the Escherichia sp. E4742 genome:
- the ydfG gene encoding bifunctional NADP-dependent 3-hydroxy acid dehydrogenase/3-hydroxypropionate dehydrogenase YdfG — MIVLVTGATAGFGECITRRFIQQGHKVIATGRRQERLQELKDELGDNLYIAQLDVRNRAAIEEMLALLPAEWSDIDILVNNAGLALGMEPAHKASVEDWETMIDTNNKGLVYMTRAVLPGMVERNRGHIINIGSTAGSWPYAGGNVYGATKAFVRQFSLNLRTDLHGTAVRVTDIEPGLVGGTEFSNVRFKGDDGKAEKTYQNTVALTPEDVSEAVWWVATLPAHVNINTLEMMPVTQSYAGLNVHRH; from the coding sequence ATGATCGTTTTAGTAACTGGAGCAACGGCAGGTTTTGGTGAATGCATTACTCGTCGTTTTATTCAACAAGGGCATAAAGTTATCGCCACTGGCCGTCGTCAGGAGCGGTTGCAGGAGTTAAAAGACGAGCTGGGAGATAATCTGTATATTGCCCAACTGGACGTCCGTAACCGCGCCGCCATTGAAGAAATGCTGGCATTGCTTCCTGCCGAGTGGAGTGACATTGATATTCTGGTGAACAATGCTGGACTGGCGCTGGGTATGGAACCTGCACATAAAGCGAGCGTTGAAGACTGGGAAACCATGATTGATACCAACAATAAGGGCCTCGTGTATATGACGCGCGCAGTCCTGCCGGGCATGGTTGAGCGCAATCGTGGTCACATTATTAACATTGGTTCAACGGCGGGTAGCTGGCCATATGCAGGTGGCAACGTCTACGGCGCGACAAAAGCGTTTGTTCGTCAGTTCAGCCTGAATCTACGCACAGATCTGCACGGTACAGCAGTACGTGTCACAGACATCGAACCAGGGCTGGTGGGTGGCACCGAATTTTCCAATGTCCGCTTTAAAGGCGATGACGGCAAAGCAGAAAAAACCTATCAAAATACCGTTGCACTGACGCCAGAAGATGTCAGCGAAGCCGTCTGGTGGGTAGCCACTCTCCCCGCTCACGTTAACATCAATACTCTGGAAATGATGCCGGTTACCCAAAGCTATGCCGGGTTGAATGTCCATCGGCATTAA
- the rspR gene encoding DNA-binding transcriptional regulator rspR: protein MTVETQLNPTQPVNQQIYRILRRDIVHCLIAPGTPLSEKEVSVRFNVSRQPVREAFIKLAENGLIQIRPQRGSYVNKISMTQVRNGSFIRQAIECAVARRAASMITESQCYQLEQNLHQQRIAIERKQLDDFFELDDNFHQLLTDIADCQLAWDTIENLKATVDRVRYMSFDHVSPPEMLLRQHMDIFSALQTHDGDAVEKAMALHLQEISESVQLIRQENSDWFSEE from the coding sequence ATGACCGTCGAAACACAACTTAATCCCACACAGCCTGTCAATCAGCAAATTTACCGTATTCTTCGCCGCGACATTGTGCATTGTCTGATTGCACCAGGTACGCCATTGTCGGAAAAAGAAGTTTCTGTTCGTTTCAATGTGTCACGCCAGCCGGTTCGCGAAGCCTTCATTAAACTGGCTGAAAACGGCCTGATTCAAATTCGCCCGCAGCGTGGCAGCTACGTCAATAAAATCTCCATGACCCAGGTTCGCAATGGCAGTTTTATTCGACAGGCCATTGAGTGCGCGGTGGCACGGCGGGCAGCGAGCATGATCACTGAAAGCCAGTGCTACCAACTTGAGCAAAATCTTCACCAGCAACGCATTGCCATTGAGCGCAAACAACTGGATGATTTTTTTGAACTTGATGATAACTTCCATCAACTCCTTACCGATATTGCTGACTGTCAGCTCGCCTGGGACACCATTGAAAACCTGAAAGCGACCGTTGACCGGGTGCGCTACATGAGTTTTGACCACGTTTCGCCGCCGGAAATGCTGCTTCGCCAGCACATGGATATTTTCTCTGCGCTGCAAACACATGATGGTGATGCCGTTGAAAAGGCAATGGCATTGCATTTGCAGGAGATTAGCGAGTCCGTACAGCTAATACGCCAGGAAAATAGCGACTGGTTCAGCGAAGAGTAA
- the ydfZ gene encoding putative selenium delivery protein YdfZ → MTTYDRNRNAITTGSRVMVSGTGHTGKILSIDTEGLTAEQIRRGKTVVVEGCDEKLAPLDLIRLGMN, encoded by the coding sequence ATGACGACCTACGATCGTAACCGTAACGCAATCACTACTGGCAGCCGTGTTATGGTTAGCGGCACCGGTCACACTGGCAAGATCCTGTCGATTGATACTGAAGGTCTGACCGCAGAGCAAATCCGCCGCGGTAAAACCGTAGTAGTTGAAGGTTGTGATGAAAAACTCGCACCTCTGGACCTGATTCGTCTCGGCATGAACTAA